A stretch of the Epinephelus fuscoguttatus linkage group LG2, E.fuscoguttatus.final_Chr_v1 genome encodes the following:
- the lamp1a gene encoding lysosome-associated membrane glycoprotein 1a, protein MKLSHALAALIIAWCAVLGCIQAVTLEVKQGNSTCIKAELSASFSITYNTSSSTRTVQVPLPDSTTVDTGSSSCGTADSSPWLVAVFGPGHALGLSFSTNGSQYSVANLTLQYNLSDTSIFPEANSSDVVTVVSASVGIWATINTTYRCVSPSTFRVGGATVTFSNMRLEAYMPGNDLSPTESVCMADQASTTAPPTTASTTTTAAPAPTPPGTPERGTYSVKNGNGTVCLLAQMGLQLNVSYFSVSQNKTVQELINLTPDLTNSSGSCEASSASLVLTQERSTMLTFMFSLNSTSKKYHLSGITVLANLTDATAPFTASNTSLDYLRSTLGRSYMCNAEQTLAVVPTFSLNTFRLQVQPFAVTTNQFATAEECQMDQDQMLIPIIVGAALAGLVLIVLIAYLIGRKRSHAGYQTI, encoded by the exons ATGAAACTCTCCCACGCTTTGGCCGCGCTCATCATCGCCTGGTGTGCGGTTTTAG GTTGCATTCAGGCTGTCACTCTTGAGGTGAAGCAGGGGAACTCCACCTGCATTAAGGCTGAGCTCTCTGCCTCGTTCTCCATCACGTACAACACCTCCAGCAGCACA AGAACAGTGCAGGTGCCTCTGCCTGACTCCACCACGGTCGATACAGGCAGCAGCTCGTGTGGCACAGCCGACAGCTCGCCATGGCTGGTGGCGGTGTTTGGACCTGGCCATGCGCTGGGGCTGAGCTTTTCAACCAATGGAAGTCAGTACAGTGTCGCTAACCTGACGCTGCAGTACAACCTCAGCGACACTTCCATCTTCCCTGAGGCGAACAGCTCCG ATGTGGTGACTGTGGTGTCAGCTTCAGTTGGGATCTGGGCGACGATCAACACCACCTACCGCTGTGTGAGCCCCTCCACTTTTAGAGTTGGTGGGGCAACTGTCACTTTCTCTAATATGAGACTGGAGGCATATATGCCAGGAAATGACCTCAGTCCAACAG AAAGTGTGTGTATGGCAGATCAGGCCAGCACTACAGCTCCACCTACCACTGCCAGTActacaacaactgcagctccagcaCCGACCCCTCCAGGAACACCTGAGCGGGGCACCTACTCTGTAAAAAACGGCAATGGCACTGTATGTCTCCTGGCCCAAATGGGACTGCAGCTCAACGTCTCTTATTTCTCTGTGTCTCAGAATAAG ACTGTCCAAGAATTAATAAACCTGACACCAGATCTGACAAACTCATCAGGATCATGTGAGGCCAGCAGTGCTTCCTTGGTTTTGACACAGGAGCGAAGCACCATGCTCACCTTCATGTTCAGTCTG AACTCCACGAGCAAAAAGTACCACCTGAGTGGGATAACTGTGCTTGCTAATTTGACTGATGCGACTG CTCCCTTCACAGCCAGTAACACCAGCCTGGACTACCTGCGGAGTACGCTGGGCCGCTCCTACATGTGCAACGCTGAGCAAACTCTGGCTGTGGTGCCGACTTTCTCTCTCAACACATTCAGACTGCAGGTCCAGCCCTTTGCAGTCACTACCAACCAGTTTGCTACAG CGGAGGAGTGTCAGATGGATCAAGACCAGATGCTCATCCCCATCATTGTCGGAGCAGCTCTCGCCGGCCTGGTGCTGATCGTCCTCATTGCATATCTAATAGGCAGGAAGAGGAGCCACGCTGGATACCAGACCATCTGA